A stretch of the Sorangium aterium genome encodes the following:
- a CDS encoding alpha-ketoglutarate-dependent dioxygenase AlkB translates to MPEDLDVQYLEGFVANPTAMFDMAERHLSWDDRMHSRRTASCGVAYNYSGITYPDCEMPPFVQELAARLAGVVGHRINNCLANFYADGTAKMGFHSDSSAGVVAATTTSILSLGAPRVLTFRRNLRRDERHDIALAPGSLLIMRASVQEGWQHAVLAVEAAGPRISLTFRFLSR, encoded by the coding sequence ATGCCGGAAGACCTGGACGTTCAGTACCTGGAGGGATTCGTCGCGAATCCAACGGCCATGTTCGACATGGCGGAGCGGCATCTCTCGTGGGACGACCGGATGCATTCACGTCGAACCGCCTCGTGCGGGGTGGCGTACAACTACTCAGGCATCACCTACCCGGACTGCGAGATGCCGCCCTTCGTGCAGGAGCTCGCGGCTCGCCTCGCCGGCGTGGTGGGGCACCGGATCAACAACTGCCTCGCCAACTTCTATGCCGACGGGACGGCGAAGATGGGCTTTCACTCGGATTCCAGCGCCGGTGTCGTCGCTGCAACGACGACCTCGATCCTGTCGCTCGGCGCGCCTCGCGTCCTCACCTTCCGCCGGAACCTTCGCCGGGACGAGAGGCACGACATCGCCCTGGCGCCCGGCTCGCTCCTGATCATGCGCGCCAGCGTTCAGGAGGGGTGGCAGCATGCGGTCCTCGCCGTCGAAGCCGCGGGCCCGCGCATCAGCCTCACATTCCGATTCCTATCTCGGTGA
- a CDS encoding ArsR/SmtB family transcription factor: MSPAKADIDVFFVIADPTRRAILDRLRAGPAPVNEIAADFSQSRPAISKHLRVLKASRLVTEEKVGRERLYTLRPAPLQKAMAWLEGYRAFWGRNLESLKRYLEDT, from the coding sequence ATGTCACCCGCGAAAGCCGACATCGATGTGTTTTTTGTCATCGCCGATCCGACCCGTCGCGCGATCCTCGATCGTTTGCGCGCGGGTCCTGCCCCTGTGAACGAGATCGCGGCCGACTTCTCTCAGAGCCGCCCCGCGATCTCGAAGCACCTCCGCGTGCTCAAGGCGTCACGGCTGGTAACCGAGGAGAAGGTCGGGCGCGAGCGGCTGTACACGCTGCGACCCGCGCCGCTGCAGAAGGCGATGGCATGGCTCGAGGGCTACCGCGCGTTCTGGGGTCGCAATCTCGAGTCGCTGAAGCGTTACCTGGAGGATACATGA
- a CDS encoding proteinase inhibitor: protein MKQELLRSPHVMLGAALLVSALGGLGACQRTEEDAASGAPGASVTPDRCVYTSAFSQAEECREYTGAGWTAEAAEADCKALQGSAFTRAERCAYPETLGRCVLGGGTDDEVSLVLPGGDTSQCASTQRGCEMFGGGRFEPDACEGAAEEPGGGVGTGGAVFQWPAQVCVDPQAGEPAGQSDGKVCTFGAISGCTEPGRLFTDYASCEPVLTQRPYWPAPPSDYRTSSDDPRLSDPQWLGELAWVTEQTEACGCVCCHSEKAAPATGPSNWYIEAGPVWTDSFYPTGLALAAGWVSSAALGAYPPDQNNGFSRDVSGLPSTDPARMVAFFEGELLRRGYTKEDFADEPPFGGPLHEQSLYVAGDCAAGEGVDAAGKITWTGGDARYVYVLSADAENPGAPPNLDLPEGTIWRLDVPSSAEPVKSGIIYGEVPPSTKQGYPAAGSPEELVPGTKYYLYVWEDVGIPITRCLFEVSP, encoded by the coding sequence GTGAAGCAAGAGCTCCTCCGTTCACCGCACGTGATGCTGGGCGCAGCGCTCCTCGTCTCGGCCCTGGGAGGGCTGGGCGCCTGTCAACGGACCGAGGAAGACGCCGCATCGGGGGCTCCAGGGGCCTCCGTGACGCCCGATCGTTGCGTCTATACGAGCGCCTTCAGCCAGGCCGAGGAGTGCCGCGAGTACACAGGCGCAGGCTGGACCGCAGAGGCCGCGGAGGCCGACTGCAAGGCGCTCCAGGGCTCCGCCTTCACCAGGGCCGAGCGCTGCGCGTATCCGGAGACGCTCGGCCGATGCGTGCTCGGCGGCGGGACCGACGACGAGGTCAGCCTCGTCCTCCCCGGCGGCGACACGAGCCAGTGCGCCTCGACCCAGCGCGGCTGCGAGATGTTCGGCGGCGGCCGGTTCGAGCCCGACGCCTGCGAGGGCGCGGCCGAGGAGCCGGGCGGCGGCGTCGGCACGGGCGGCGCCGTCTTCCAGTGGCCCGCGCAGGTCTGCGTCGACCCGCAGGCCGGCGAGCCGGCAGGGCAGAGCGACGGGAAGGTCTGCACGTTCGGCGCGATCTCGGGCTGCACCGAGCCCGGCCGCCTGTTCACCGACTATGCGTCGTGCGAGCCGGTCCTCACGCAGCGCCCGTACTGGCCCGCGCCTCCCTCCGATTACAGGACCTCGAGCGACGATCCACGCCTCTCGGATCCGCAATGGCTCGGCGAGCTCGCCTGGGTCACGGAGCAGACCGAGGCGTGCGGGTGCGTGTGCTGTCACTCGGAGAAGGCCGCGCCGGCCACCGGGCCGTCGAACTGGTACATCGAGGCCGGACCGGTCTGGACCGACAGCTTCTATCCGACGGGCCTCGCGCTGGCCGCCGGCTGGGTCTCCTCGGCGGCGCTCGGCGCGTATCCGCCGGACCAGAACAACGGCTTCTCCCGTGACGTCAGCGGCCTGCCCTCCACGGACCCGGCGCGCATGGTCGCGTTCTTCGAGGGCGAGCTCCTGCGCCGCGGATACACGAAGGAGGATTTCGCGGACGAGCCCCCGTTCGGCGGGCCGCTCCATGAACAGAGCCTCTACGTGGCCGGCGACTGCGCGGCGGGGGAAGGCGTGGACGCCGCAGGCAAGATCACCTGGACCGGCGGCGACGCCCGCTACGTTTACGTCCTGTCGGCGGACGCCGAGAACCCGGGCGCTCCGCCGAACCTCGACCTGCCCGAGGGGACGATCTGGCGGCTCGACGTGCCCTCGAGCGCCGAGCCCGTCAAGAGCGGTATCATCTACGGCGAGGTCCCGCCGAGCACGAAGCAGGGCTATCCGGCCGCGGGGAGCCCCGAGGAGCTCGTCCCGGGCACGAAATACTACCTGTACGTCTGGGAAGACGTCGGTATCCCGATCACGCGGTGTCTGTTCGAGGTTTCGCCCTGA
- a CDS encoding class I SAM-dependent methyltransferase, which translates to MQDRQVAAADDTAVRVALWRALHVEADAPPHVFEDDVGLKLAAPDDGWRSRPDMSPFTRPFRASILARARFVEDLVAEQAARGVGQYVILGAGLDTFAQRRPELAARLVVFEIDRPSPQAWKRQRLIDLGLGVPSFLRLVPVDFEAGDAWWERLAASGFDSGRPAVVASTGVSMYLTRDAIAATLRQVAALAPGSTLAMSFMLPIELADPEVRPGIERAAAGARANGTPFISFFTPSEMLALARDAGFREVQHVSAAALAERYFAGRTDGLRPPNNSEELLVATT; encoded by the coding sequence ATGCAAGATAGACAAGTTGCCGCGGCGGACGACACGGCGGTTCGGGTCGCCTTGTGGCGTGCGCTGCACGTGGAAGCCGATGCGCCGCCGCACGTGTTCGAAGACGACGTTGGCTTGAAGCTGGCGGCTCCCGACGACGGATGGCGCAGCCGTCCGGACATGAGCCCGTTCACGCGGCCCTTCCGCGCATCTATCCTGGCCCGCGCCCGCTTCGTCGAGGATCTCGTCGCGGAGCAGGCTGCCCGTGGCGTCGGGCAGTACGTCATCCTCGGAGCGGGCCTGGACACCTTCGCCCAGCGTCGGCCGGAGCTCGCCGCCCGCCTGGTCGTGTTCGAGATCGATCGGCCCAGCCCCCAGGCATGGAAGCGCCAGCGCCTCATCGACCTCGGCCTCGGCGTTCCATCGTTCCTGCGGCTCGTGCCGGTCGACTTCGAGGCGGGCGATGCGTGGTGGGAGCGGCTGGCCGCGTCCGGCTTCGACTCGGGGCGGCCGGCTGTGGTGGCGTCCACCGGTGTCAGCATGTACCTGACCAGGGACGCGATCGCGGCGACGCTGCGCCAGGTCGCGGCGCTCGCTCCGGGCTCCACGCTCGCCATGTCGTTCATGCTCCCGATCGAGCTGGCGGACCCGGAGGTGCGCCCCGGGATCGAGCGAGCGGCAGCGGGGGCCAGGGCCAACGGCACGCCCTTCATCAGCTTCTTCACGCCGTCGGAGATGCTGGCGCTGGCCCGAGATGCCGGCTTCAGGGAGGTCCAGCATGTATCGGCCGCTGCGCTCGCCGAACGCTACTTCGCGGGCAGGACGGATGGCCTTCGTCCGCCGAACAACTCAGAGGAGCTGCTGGTGGCGACGACCTGA
- a CDS encoding endo-1,4-beta-glucanase — translation MRNWLLLVGVLQLSVAGFGCGDGSDGGGDGGAGGEAGDTGLTGSSSSGAGTPAGSGAGAGTSASSGAGAGTPTGSGAGAGEPTGGPASTGSGDPVAGSSTSSGGEPSACAGAEEDECPFEAGVEIACRLRFMYGVNYAWRDFGADFGGQSKWSQAGISGKKSQVLADLQDMRANGVDVVRWWIYPRFYGDEINFDGQGNPTGLGGTSTQDILAALELADQAQVNVMFTLFSFDGFYKTSYNPPSGLSATSMGPIVADAGRRAKLIENVVRPIARTVASSPHSDRMLAWDVINEPEWAMTGPSLYGGDPAFEGDSSKFDLVTHQQMEALAKESAAVLRGETGAPVSVGSAAIKWGQAWTRSDVDFYQVHMYGWVNDNFPYSKPLSEYGLTDKPVVMGEFPINMAEMDVRYDKFVGDLYNMGYAGALSWSITDRNFPWSSNKTAVKAFADQHPCETRY, via the coding sequence ATGCGCAACTGGCTTCTTCTTGTCGGGGTTCTCCAGCTCTCCGTGGCTGGATTCGGCTGTGGCGACGGATCGGATGGCGGCGGCGACGGCGGCGCCGGCGGCGAAGCGGGGGACACCGGCCTCACCGGGAGCAGCTCCTCGGGCGCCGGCACGCCCGCGGGCTCCGGCGCGGGCGCTGGCACATCCGCGAGCTCCGGCGCGGGCGCAGGCACACCCACGGGCTCCGGCGCGGGCGCTGGCGAGCCCACGGGCGGACCCGCGAGCACGGGCAGCGGCGACCCCGTGGCCGGCAGCAGCACCAGCAGCGGAGGAGAGCCCAGCGCCTGCGCCGGCGCCGAAGAGGACGAATGTCCGTTCGAGGCAGGGGTCGAGATCGCCTGCCGTCTCCGCTTCATGTACGGCGTGAACTACGCCTGGCGCGACTTCGGCGCCGATTTCGGCGGTCAGTCCAAGTGGAGCCAGGCGGGCATTTCGGGCAAGAAGAGCCAGGTGCTCGCCGACCTGCAGGACATGCGCGCCAACGGCGTGGACGTGGTCCGCTGGTGGATCTACCCCCGCTTCTACGGCGACGAGATCAACTTCGATGGACAGGGCAACCCGACCGGGCTCGGCGGCACCTCGACGCAGGACATCCTGGCCGCGCTCGAGCTCGCGGACCAGGCGCAGGTGAACGTGATGTTCACGCTGTTCTCCTTCGATGGCTTCTACAAGACCTCTTACAATCCGCCGAGCGGCCTGTCGGCCACGAGCATGGGGCCCATCGTCGCGGACGCGGGCCGGCGCGCCAAGCTCATCGAGAACGTCGTCCGCCCCATCGCTCGGACGGTGGCGTCGAGCCCGCACAGCGACCGGATGCTGGCCTGGGATGTCATCAACGAGCCCGAGTGGGCGATGACCGGGCCGAGCCTCTACGGCGGCGACCCGGCGTTCGAGGGGGACTCCAGCAAGTTCGATCTCGTCACACACCAGCAGATGGAGGCGCTCGCCAAGGAATCGGCCGCCGTGCTGAGGGGAGAGACCGGCGCGCCCGTGAGCGTCGGCAGCGCCGCCATCAAGTGGGGTCAGGCGTGGACGCGCTCGGACGTCGACTTCTACCAGGTCCACATGTACGGCTGGGTCAACGACAACTTCCCTTACAGCAAGCCCCTCTCCGAGTACGGCCTCACGGACAAGCCGGTCGTCATGGGCGAGTTCCCCATCAACATGGCCGAGATGGACGTGCGCTACGACAAGTTCGTGGGCGACCTCTACAACATGGGGTATGCGGGAGCGCTCTCGTGGTCGATCACCGATCGGAACTTCCCGTGGTCGTCCAACAAGACCGCCGTGAAGGCGTTCGCCGATCAGCACCCCTGCGAGACGCGCTACTGA
- a CDS encoding HNH endonuclease, with amino-acid sequence MNDLLEAAHLCPVADEGCDDPRNGIVLCLNHHRALDRGIIRISPEDMTVHAKPGGDLRTLSVETMSLADLGRVPHKDALEWLWNKWAK; translated from the coding sequence GTGAATGACCTGCTTGAAGCGGCCCATCTTTGCCCCGTGGCCGACGAAGGATGTGACGACCCGCGGAATGGGATCGTTCTTTGCCTGAATCATCACCGGGCGCTGGATCGCGGGATCATCCGAATTTCACCCGAAGACATGACGGTTCACGCGAAGCCGGGAGGGGATCTGCGAACACTTTCCGTAGAAACAATGTCGCTTGCTGATCTCGGTCGAGTCCCGCATAAGGATGCACTCGAGTGGCTTTGGAACAAGTGGGCAAAGTAG
- a CDS encoding SRPBCC domain-containing protein produces MTAKSIHARSIADVAQGTILARIEIAAPPERVFRALTTDELTKWWGSAEMYRTTAFTIDLRAGGAWRTDGVGADGKAFHVGGKVIELDPPRRLVQTWEPSWDADAPPTTVSYLLDPIEAGTRLTVRHAGFGARAASCESHAAGWERVLGWLTNHVAPQPERSFFLCRLLPSRATFMQDMTADELAVMQAHGKYWRGKLAEGHVIAFGPVADPAGGWGVGIVAVRDEAELRTFQSEDPAIKSNIGLRYEALPMLTAVY; encoded by the coding sequence ATGACAGCCAAGAGCATCCACGCCCGTTCGATCGCCGACGTCGCGCAAGGGACGATCCTCGCCCGCATCGAGATCGCCGCGCCACCCGAGCGCGTCTTCCGCGCGCTGACGACCGACGAGCTGACGAAGTGGTGGGGTTCTGCGGAGATGTATCGCACGACCGCCTTCACGATCGACCTTCGCGCCGGAGGGGCCTGGCGGACCGACGGCGTGGGGGCAGACGGGAAGGCATTCCATGTCGGCGGCAAAGTCATCGAGCTCGATCCGCCTCGAAGGCTCGTCCAGACGTGGGAACCGTCATGGGATGCGGACGCGCCCCCGACGACGGTCTCCTATCTCCTCGACCCGATCGAGGCGGGCACGCGCCTCACGGTCCGACACGCTGGATTTGGCGCTCGTGCGGCGTCGTGCGAGAGCCATGCGGCAGGTTGGGAGCGTGTCCTGGGTTGGCTCACGAACCACGTCGCGCCGCAGCCGGAGCGGAGCTTCTTTCTCTGTCGGCTGTTGCCGTCGCGCGCGACCTTCATGCAGGACATGACGGCTGATGAGCTCGCGGTCATGCAGGCGCACGGCAAATACTGGCGCGGCAAGCTCGCCGAGGGCCACGTGATCGCCTTCGGACCCGTCGCCGACCCGGCGGGCGGATGGGGCGTCGGCATCGTTGCCGTCCGCGACGAGGCCGAGCTCCGTACATTCCAGAGCGAGGATCCTGCGATCAAGTCGAACATCGGGCTGCGGTACGAGGCGCTGCCCATGCTCACGGCCGTGTACTGA
- a CDS encoding CotH kinase family protein: MSNQLPSSSSARSWSSRTRAISLLALLALPSVVVAAGCADKPDNIYNYYYTNGEGGAGGAGGAVGVGGAGGAGGAPQEYPGAPVVDTEVAEHELDLFGTIGNRYWFAVSEEQLELMNEGLGGIGGPIKRDMFGDIYSPTGEDATFVDHLWVTTAGAKGKTADYGKVQVGIAGQSTQRPWTKRTIPNLNVDADEFVEKQRLGGFEHVRFNNGQVGSIFRERLTLDLYARLDYPAPLTNYAWLSSNVWGEEVSIPYIVVERYKKAFCTRLEGKFGGGCANIWEFAGDFAGNIPGGGGIPLPVDVVPFGGSAFDEPENCQLKECDNTRAKELEEAIAETPPGEGFKAALAGWIDWPAFHRFQCLSWVLATGDDALHNSNNVVLVERADGLFQYLPYSVDISLGQSWYPVVPLAGMNTLARGCQSEPGCWADTIAACEQVIEEFTALDPNAVLKGIYEQLSDEGMLRPGDEQRYKELDAWLTQQIEVLPVELERNREQPQLCMPPQIDCGGYCGFPQDCGICVPPLVDCGGYCAYPKECGGGVGAGVGAGGGETPVGAGGGAGGGEAPVGAGGGDGGAGGAGGKAAD, encoded by the coding sequence ATGTCCAATCAGCTGCCGTCGTCTTCCTCTGCTCGATCATGGTCGTCTCGCACGCGAGCCATCTCGCTGCTCGCCCTGCTTGCCCTCCCGTCTGTCGTCGTCGCGGCGGGGTGCGCTGACAAGCCGGACAACATCTACAACTACTACTACACGAACGGGGAGGGCGGCGCGGGGGGCGCCGGAGGTGCCGTAGGTGTCGGGGGCGCCGGCGGCGCCGGCGGCGCACCCCAGGAGTACCCGGGAGCGCCTGTCGTGGACACCGAGGTGGCCGAGCATGAGCTCGACCTCTTCGGCACCATCGGCAACCGCTACTGGTTCGCCGTCTCGGAGGAGCAGCTCGAGCTCATGAACGAAGGGCTCGGCGGCATCGGGGGCCCCATCAAGAGGGATATGTTCGGAGATATCTACTCCCCGACAGGGGAGGACGCGACCTTCGTGGATCACCTGTGGGTGACGACGGCCGGCGCCAAGGGCAAGACGGCCGACTACGGCAAGGTCCAGGTGGGGATCGCCGGCCAGTCGACGCAGCGGCCCTGGACGAAGCGAACCATCCCCAACCTCAACGTCGACGCCGACGAGTTCGTCGAGAAGCAACGGCTCGGCGGCTTCGAGCACGTGCGCTTCAACAACGGCCAGGTCGGCAGCATCTTCCGCGAGCGCCTCACGCTCGATCTCTATGCTCGCCTCGATTATCCGGCCCCCCTGACCAACTACGCCTGGCTGTCGAGCAACGTCTGGGGCGAGGAGGTGTCCATCCCCTACATCGTGGTCGAGCGCTACAAGAAGGCGTTCTGCACCCGCCTCGAGGGCAAGTTCGGCGGCGGCTGCGCCAACATCTGGGAGTTCGCCGGAGACTTCGCCGGCAACATTCCGGGAGGCGGCGGGATCCCGCTCCCGGTCGACGTGGTGCCGTTCGGCGGGAGCGCCTTCGACGAGCCGGAGAACTGTCAGCTCAAGGAGTGTGACAACACCCGCGCGAAGGAGCTCGAAGAGGCGATCGCCGAGACGCCGCCTGGCGAGGGCTTCAAGGCCGCGCTCGCGGGCTGGATCGACTGGCCGGCGTTCCATCGGTTCCAGTGCCTGTCGTGGGTGCTCGCCACCGGCGACGACGCGCTCCACAACAGCAACAACGTCGTGCTGGTCGAGCGGGCCGATGGTCTGTTCCAGTACCTGCCGTACTCGGTCGACATCAGCCTGGGGCAGAGCTGGTATCCGGTGGTCCCGCTGGCCGGCATGAACACGCTGGCGCGCGGGTGCCAGAGCGAGCCGGGCTGCTGGGCCGACACGATCGCGGCGTGCGAGCAGGTGATCGAGGAGTTCACCGCGCTGGACCCGAACGCGGTGCTGAAGGGTATCTACGAGCAGCTGTCGGACGAGGGCATGCTCCGGCCGGGCGACGAGCAGCGATACAAGGAGCTGGACGCCTGGCTCACCCAGCAGATCGAGGTCCTGCCGGTGGAGCTGGAGAGGAACCGCGAGCAGCCGCAGCTCTGCATGCCTCCCCAGATCGATTGCGGCGGCTACTGCGGCTTTCCCCAGGACTGCGGCATCTGCGTTCCTCCCCTGGTCGATTGCGGCGGCTACTGCGCCTATCCCAAGGAGTGCGGCGGCGGCGTCGGAGCGGGCGTCGGAGCGGGCGGCGGCGAAACGCCCGTCGGAGCGGGCGGCGGAGCGGGCGGCGGCGAAGCGCCTGTCGGAGCGGGTGGCGGCGACGGGGGTGCTGGCGGCGCTGGCGGTAAAGCAGCGGACTGA
- a CDS encoding HAD family hydrolase yields MRLDAGHWSGLPLRYGPGAAAEARYVRHRMTLRAILFDLDGTLHDKTATLRAVAARQYSSADLASRHIAYETWQSSFVELNNLRIEKTEVFSRLAQLFGLPRSFQASLLEDFDENLGKLAVAFPGAVDLLGVCRGKGLKVGVVTNGRDAFQRSKIEGMGLSPYLDAVVTSGAFGSKKPDPKIFLACLSQLGVPPRQAVFVGDDLQADIEPSLQLGMRAILKAASPSPRVWLCTESLPEIAAFIQSHA; encoded by the coding sequence ATGCGGCTCGACGCCGGTCATTGGTCAGGTCTGCCCCTTCGCTATGGTCCGGGCGCCGCAGCAGAAGCCCGGTATGTCAGGCATCGCATGACCCTTCGAGCCATCCTCTTCGACCTCGACGGTACGCTGCACGACAAGACGGCGACTCTTCGCGCCGTTGCGGCCCGCCAGTACTCGAGCGCCGATCTTGCCTCCCGCCACATCGCCTACGAGACGTGGCAGTCGTCGTTCGTGGAGCTCAACAATCTCCGGATCGAGAAGACGGAGGTCTTCTCGCGGCTGGCGCAGTTGTTCGGTCTTCCGCGGAGCTTCCAAGCGTCGTTGCTCGAAGACTTCGACGAGAACCTCGGAAAGCTGGCGGTGGCGTTCCCCGGAGCTGTCGACCTGTTGGGGGTGTGCAGGGGCAAGGGGCTCAAGGTCGGGGTTGTCACCAACGGGCGGGACGCCTTCCAGCGTAGCAAGATCGAGGGGATGGGGTTGTCGCCGTATCTCGACGCGGTCGTGACCTCGGGCGCGTTCGGGAGCAAGAAGCCTGATCCGAAGATCTTCCTTGCCTGCCTGTCGCAACTTGGAGTCCCGCCGCGTCAGGCGGTGTTCGTGGGCGACGACCTCCAGGCGGACATCGAGCCGTCCCTTCAGCTCGGCATGCGGGCCATCCTGAAGGCAGCATCACCCTCGCCGCGCGTATGGCTCTGCACCGAGAGCCTCCCCGAGATCGCCGCGTTCATCCAGAGTCATGCTTGA
- a CDS encoding DUF6368 family protein has product MIQPEEASKLGGCEALVDCHDSKAYAPGMAGPVASVLLPAKMSVERVAALRSGISRIANDVRGDDFWLDQRPFILTVGPEYPEAISEILEACLPEVLGWSPEDVVSFAAMCNDDEDHRLLARLCIDLAEAEGGVIDFCGQLAIGPPLDGLRDDKPVRVENPGGVTGVLFATMRSHYGDVAFARSWLGHASFRMVK; this is encoded by the coding sequence GTGATCCAGCCGGAAGAAGCTTCGAAGCTCGGCGGCTGCGAGGCCTTGGTGGACTGCCATGATTCGAAAGCGTACGCTCCCGGAATGGCGGGGCCAGTGGCGTCCGTTTTGCTGCCCGCGAAGATGAGCGTTGAGCGAGTCGCCGCGCTTCGAAGTGGAATCTCGCGCATTGCCAACGACGTCCGTGGGGATGACTTCTGGCTCGACCAACGCCCGTTCATTCTGACCGTTGGGCCCGAATACCCTGAGGCGATATCCGAGATCCTCGAGGCGTGCCTCCCGGAGGTGCTCGGATGGTCGCCAGAAGACGTCGTTTCATTCGCTGCGATGTGCAACGACGACGAAGATCATCGGTTGCTCGCCAGGCTGTGCATCGACCTGGCCGAGGCGGAAGGTGGAGTCATCGACTTCTGCGGGCAGCTGGCGATCGGTCCACCGCTGGACGGCCTTCGAGACGACAAGCCCGTCAGGGTCGAGAATCCAGGTGGGGTCACGGGCGTGCTGTTCGCAACGATGCGCTCCCACTACGGAGACGTGGCGTTCGCGCGCTCCTGGCTAGGGCACGCGAGCTTCCGCATGGTGAAGTAG